CTTCTGGCCCAGGCAAGCGGTACCGTGGTGGCTGGACCGCATTACCCTGCCATCGCTCTGGGGCCTGTGCGTGCACCGCTTCACCATCACGCTGTTGCAGACCCGCCGCTACGTGCACTGGGCGCATCGGTTGCTGAATCTGAACTGCGCGCTGTACTTGCTCACCATCACCCTCGGTGCCCTGCAATTACGGGGCATCGCGAGCTGGATGCTGGTGGCGATCACTGTCATTGGCGTGCCTGCGGCACTGGGCGGCGCACTGGTGCGCTGGCGCCAGGGCTCCTTCCCGGCCTTCCTCTACATGCTTGGCTTCGGCCTGGTGCTCACCAGCGTCAGCGTTTCCGTGATGCGCGCGATGGGCGTAGTACAGCCCTCTCCGCTCACTGCTTATGTATTCCCGATTTCGGTCGCGATGGAGTCGGTTCTGTTCTCCTTCGCACTCACCTACCGCATCCAGGGCCTCAAGAGAGAACGCGCGCAAGCCGTGGAGCAGGCCGACCGGGAAAAGAGTGCGCGGCTGACGCTGATGCAAAGTGCGCAGCGCGACCTCGCCAAGGCAGTCGCTGAACGCACCGCGGAGCTGACCCTGAGCAACCAGTTGCTGCGTGAGCGTGAAGCGCAACTGCAGCACGCCGCGCACTACGATCCGCTGACCAGCCTGCCCAACCGCCGCTACCTGGTGGAACATGCCGAGCGAGCGCTGGGCCTCGCGCAGCAGAACGGCGAGACCGTTGCGCTGATGCTCATCGACCTCGATCACTTCAAGCCGATTAACGACAGCCACGGCCACGACGCTGGCGACTTCATGCTGCAGAACGTCGCACATCGCCTGCGCCAGTGCGTGCGGACCAGCGACTGCGTGGCACGCTTGGACGGAGACGAGTTCGCGGCGCTGATCTCCGGCCCGGATGCCGAGGGGCATGCTCGCGAGATCGCCAAGCGCCTGCTCAATGAGCTGTCACGCCCGGTCAGTTTCGACTCGCTGGAACTGCGTGTGACGCCGAGCATCGGCGTCGCCATCTATCCGAGCCACGCGATGCAGTTCAGCAAGCTCTACAAGGCGGCCGACCAGGCGCTGTACGAAGTGAAGGGAAATGGCCGGGCCAGCTACGCGGTGGCCAGCGAGTGCAGCGGCGAGACCAGCGACCTCTGGGC
The Pseudomonas triclosanedens DNA segment above includes these coding regions:
- a CDS encoding diguanylate cyclase domain-containing protein; this translates as MRHVFVLLLALLAGHAAAVELNSNASGAWLNGSLELLEDSSGRMSLDEAAASRGFMPANGRTSVGQSSSAWWLRLDFDRRQPPPGGWWLEVDAVNLKDLRLYLPDDLGRYRELRSGESVPFSAGRDRDYRRPLFRLPDGNGQLRIYLRTYDPAGNSFPLRLWSLDDLQDHRADTNLLLGVIYGLIAALLLYNLFILLTLRDRAYFWYVLTTASALLFSLGMSGHGFEYFWPRQAVPWWLDRITLPSLWGLCVHRFTITLLQTRRYVHWAHRLLNLNCALYLLTITLGALQLRGIASWMLVAITVIGVPAALGGALVRWRQGSFPAFLYMLGFGLVLTSVSVSVMRAMGVVQPSPLTAYVFPISVAMESVLFSFALTYRIQGLKRERAQAVEQADREKSARLTLMQSAQRDLAKAVAERTAELTLSNQLLREREAQLQHAAHYDPLTSLPNRRYLVEHAERALGLAQQNGETVALMLIDLDHFKPINDSHGHDAGDFMLQNVAHRLRQCVRTSDCVARLDGDEFAALISGPDAEGHAREIAKRLLNELSRPVSFDSLELRVTPSIGVAIYPSHAMQFSKLYKAADQALYEVKGNGRASYAVASECSGETSDLWADSSRA